A genome region from Sander vitreus isolate 19-12246 chromosome 21, sanVit1, whole genome shotgun sequence includes the following:
- the aldoab gene encoding aldolase a, fructose-bisphosphate, b, with product MPHAYPFLTPEQKKELSDIAQKIVATGKGILAADESTGSVAKRFQSINAENTEENRRLYRQLLFTADDRINPCIGGVILFHETMYQKTDDGKLFTQYLKERNMVVGIKVDKGVVPLAGTNGETTTQGLDGLYERCAQYKKDGADFAKWRCVLKITPTTPSRLAIIENANVLARYASICQMHGIVPIVEPEILPDGDHDLKRCQYVTEKVLAAVYKALSDHHVYLEGTLLKPNMVTPGHSSSHKYNNQEIAMATVTALRRTVPPAVPGITFLSGGQSEEEASVNLNAMNQCPLHRPWALTFSYGRALQASALKAWGGKKENGKACQEEFIKRALANHLACQGKYAPSGASAAGGESLFVANHAY from the exons ATGCCTCACGCATACCCTTTCCTCACTCCTGAGCAGAAGAAGGAGCTCAGCGATATTGCTCAGAAGATTGTTGCTACGGGCAAGGGAATCCTTGCCGCAGACGAGTCCACAG GCAGTGTGGCCAAGCGCTTCCAGAGTATCAATGCTGAGAACACTGAGGAGAACAGGAGGCTGTACCGCCAGCTCCTCTTCACCGCTGATGACCGCATCAACCCTTGCATTGGTGGCGTCATCCTCTTTCATGAGACCATGTACCAGAAGACCGACGATGGCAAGCTCTTCACCCAGTACCTTAAAGAAAGAAACATGGTGGTGGGCATCAAGGTCGACAAAGGTGTTGTTCCCCTGGCCGGAACCAACGGCGAGACAACCACCCAGG GTCTCGATGGACTGTACGAGCGCTGCGCCCAGTACAAGAAGGATGGCGCTGACTTTGCCAAGTGGCGCTGTGTGCTGAAGATCACCCCCACCACTCCCTCAAGACTGGCCATCATTGAGAACGCCAATGTCCTGGCCCGCTATGCCAGCATCTGCCAGATG CACGGCATCGTCCCCATCGTCGAGCCTGAGATTCTCCCTGATGGTGACCATGACCTGAAGCGCTGCCAGTACGTTACTGAGAAGGTCCTGGCTGCCGTCTACAAGGCCCTGTCCGACCACCACGTCTACCTGGAGGGCACCCTGCTCAAGCCCAACATGGTTACCCCCGGACACTCCAGCTCACACAAGTACAACAACCAGGAAATTGCCATGGCAACTGTTACTGCCTTGCGTCGCACTGTGCCCCCTGCAGTCCCTG GCATTACATTCTTGTCTGGTGGCCAAAGTGAGGAGGAGGCCTCCGTCAACCTGAACGCCATGAACCAGTGCCCTCTGCACAGGCCCTGGGCCCTGACCTTCTCATACGGCCGTGCCCTGCAGGCCTCCGCCCTCAAAGCCTGGGGCGGCAAGAAGGAGAATGGAAAAGCATGCCAGGAGGAGTTCATCAAGAGAGCTCTG GCTAACCACCTGGCCTGCCAGGGCAAATatgctccctctggagccagCGCTGCCGGCGGAGAGTCACTGTTTGTGGCCAACCACGCTTATTAA